The genomic region ataagttttttcggttgattaaaatgtgtaaaagtgggttaaaaacaagattttatgttactgggtagctgaacacggggtggtgttggctgagcacggccccatgtccagactgccagtaccaaaagtaaacaaaaggctgggcacgggggcgtgttcagtgagcacggccccgtgtccagttacctgaactgggcattttctgcagaaccttgggcacggggcgtgttgggtgagcacggccccgtgctgaacttgcagtaatgaagaaaaattatCGAGAgcctctgtttttgtgcatggggtgttggttcaagcttcccttagtatccttcaccatcccgagtgtgttttattcctgcaaattaaaactaaactagaaagcataaaagttaaactaatataaaactaaggatagttccgcggaatgcctccgtggtgcgccacgtttataagggtccttggctagaccctccttatcaggtggttctggctcatcttcaattagggggtcattattgccaaaaggatatttcattgagcgctcaagatctatgctccttttgaatgcccctaattgaagaggtagattgttaaatttccggtttttcaaaacttcatgagtttttacaaaaggttttcccaagactagaggagcgtcatcgaggatgacaaagtcggttggaataaccatttgatttgcttgaaccaagacatcctcaactacaccgattgattttattattttccgatcggatagaaaaatgggtatttgaagtggagcgaaatcactaatacttaacttttcaaaaatgtagttaggcattatgttaacacaaagatctttatcaatggtgatattactaataaatgaattttgaaagaaacatggaaccggtgtaatgttaatttcaaaaggatcttcttttattagcgaggtttgatcattagttaactcaacacttaccatttcttcaattttagcactagtgtttaactcttttaaaaacttggcatgaggggttactaaacaatgattttcgaaagaaggtgacaagagattaatttcttcgaaattagactcttcttgaaatttaacattatcggcctcacctttttcgttgctTAACTCATGTGttagtttttcactttcttgttcttccatttttacattttcaactatctctacgttattattaaaatttaattcttctcttgcgcgggactcctcttcccttgcgcgagattcttttatgcaacgttccatagttttaatgtgttctaatatcctattggtcacttcggtgagagagaaagaattgggatcctcaaagcttgaatccggttgttcgatccttggttcctcatagtacccatatgaagtagatggttcacaccattgttcttcattgtaagtatatgatggataagggtcgtaactttgttcttcatagtactcatatgaggtgggttgttcacgccatggttcctcataataagtgtatgaaggttgtggctcatatcttgagtcttcaaagtatgagtatgaaggttcataccttggttcatcaaaatatgagtatgagggagaaggttcatacctttggtcttcataggatgtgtatgaaattgatggctcgtacctgggctcctcataatagttgtatgaagtggatggttgaaacaagttacaatattgtaccgagtgcgggattccacaattagtgcaatagtctctcatataatcatcctccgcataggtgtagttgtaacctcctgggtattgatccataagaatcactcagcagaccacaactgagtctcgggaccagaaaacaaaaacaaagacggaaacagaaggctggacacggccccgtgttcaggatctgtatctgggcgttttaattaaagttactggtcacgttgagcacgggggcgtgttcaatgagcacggccccgtgttcagactctgtatctgggtatctaactaaaaatatgcagcacgggggcgtgctcagtgagcacggccccgtgttcaagctactgtaaatgcaaactaatctaaaatgcagaaaaaattgctcgcgttttaaaaaggttttgaaaaactgattaggccgttgattttaagctttcttaaaatccttgtgtccccggcaacggcaccaaaaacttgatatgcgtgtagtgtaatatatttttgatgtatattttaagccctttttacacttttagccaagttttaaatttataaaacacgatatgtactaacactaaacacacatatgggcaagtgcacccatcgtggacgtagtatagtgttggtaagataccgaggtcgtccaaggacacaagagcttttagtaccagtttatcctcaacgtctaatcaatataaaaaaaattagaaaaggtttttaaactaagaaaataaaaactaactaaatgctgaaaaataaaaataaaataaaaacagatagacaagatgaatcacttggatccgactcgtgtgttagtataacctttgattattttcgcacttttgcacttgtttaagagattatcttagttattgtagtaggcccctcttttgaaggcgacgttaccctcaacccagtagtttgagtcagcaatgatacaatcctaaagggttggattattggaagataatgaattaagttattaatgcaaattatggtaggccccgcttttggcggtgacgataccctcgactaagtagtctgagtcagcagggatacagtcctaaatagccgggttatagtattaatagtagttaacttatgagggggtcaaagagtttggatccccgccatccaatacctatgggcattgaaggagatcctactaaatttgacccaggtcccttgcaggacctctaaacgctgaacaagggcaagacccttaccaaaccgttcccttaacccccgaccaggtagccaacatacctccatatagaccgtggagatatgaatggtgaaaatcttttattttatatagacagtaaaataatgccaagacaccatggacaaacgataaggaaatatcaccttcaacataagcaactagttattaaagtcattaatacaaaaccaaataaaaagtgcaaaagattaaaaataaaaagtattatactaaacatttgtcttcaccaagtgatgtaagagacttaggcaaacatggccttgattgtcaagaactcttacgatcaatcttggatcccgagacgactcacacactctatgatggacaatggatgatggtggtggatgatggtgttatggtggtggtgggtggtggatgaagtgtgagagaggtggtgtgccaagggatgagttgaaatggctccaagcactcctatttataggctgtacagaagcctgggcacggcctcgtgtccgctggacacggccccgtgcccgtctgacactctctctcttcattaattgtaattcgcaattacaataaatgcacctgcagcactctgaccacgcccccgtgtccgctgggcacggccccgtggtgggcagtagaagcttctatcactttgtcttttctgccagggctgaccatcctggataCTGcctcgtgctcgctgagcacggccccgtgttgagctggacacgccccgtgttgagctgggcacagccccatgctcagcttttttcttgtttttgctttgggaagatgctgtcgaggggtcaggcatgccacatttcttccttttctttgtatttatgttggatctggctgcatttttgcttcttttgttcgtttaagctcttttaaccctgaaaatacaaaaggaagacaaaagcacactttttccaacattagtacttaaaaagggttagttttatgcctcatttgatgtaatttatatgttgcattttacacacatcagaacCCGTCTGAaattcgttcttttctcggactagcgggctattatcgacgatttagggttctccaaaatcgctgtgccgcttaccgctcttactcataaagacaagccttttgtgtggggaaccgcacaagaATCTGCCTTTCGAACTCTTAAGCATATGttgtgcaacgctccgattcttacgctgcccgacggaagcaacgatttcattgtctactgtgatgcttccaaccttggtcttggttgtgttctcatgcagcgagacaaggttatagcatacgcctctcgacagctcaagatccacgagaagaactatacaacccatgacctcgagctaggcgcggttgtctttgcattaaagatttggcgacactacctgtatggcaccaAGTGTACATTCTACACtaatcacaggagtttacaacatatctttaatcaaagggaacttaatatgcgtcaacgccgatgggtagaactcctcaacgattacgactgtgagattcgttatcacccaggcaaggcgaatgttgttgccgacacgctcagcagaaagagttacgtgctcagtatccGAAATGTTCAAGACCAGCATAACCTCGAAGCCCTtattcgcgaagctcaacatgcttgctttaacgagcgtacattgaagagagaaaggatctaccacgatggagctcagttagtaagcaaatcagatgggatattctactatccggaccgaatctggatccctaaacggtccaatttgcgaaagattatcatgaatgaagcccacaaatcccgatattctattcatcccggtgccgataaaatgtaccaggatcttcgttacaagtactggtggccgggcatgaaacgggatatcgctctctacgttggaagttgcttaacttgcgcaagagtcaaggttggacatcaaagaccttctggcttactcgaacaaccgccgataccgatatggaagtgggagagtatagctatggatttcataacgaaactcccgcccacgccatcaggtcacgacgtatttgggttatagttgatcgtctaacaaaatcagcccactttttgccgatacgagaagactacaaggtggaacgactagcccaaatctacaccgacgagattatttgtaatcatggtacgcctcgcgacatcatctctgaccgtgatgctcgatttacttctcgattgtgggaaacttttcaagcggctcttggtacgtcgcttaatctgagtactgcattccatccacaaactgacgaacagactgaaagaacgatccgtactcttgaagacatgctccgggcgtgtgtcatagattttggtggtagttggaacaaacacctgccactagtcgaattctcgtacaataacagctatcatgccagcattcaaatggcacccttcgaagcgttgtatggaaggagatgtcgatcgcctattgtgtggcacgagatcggtcattcgcaactaaccggtcccgagattctacaagaaacgactgacaaaatccaccagattcgagacaacttggtgaaagctcggaacagacagaaaagttatgccgaagaagacgcaagccccttgagtttgacgttggcgactacgtactcctaaaggtatcaccttggaagggtgtagtcagattcggcaagaaagggaaactagcgcctcaatatgttggaccttttaagattctggaatggatcggaaaagtcgcctacagactcgaactaccggaggaactcagtaacgtccacccgactttccatgtgtctaacctccgaaaatgccttgctgatcatgatctaatcgtaccactcgacgatcttcaggtcaacgaaaccttacacttcgtggaaaagcctgtcgaaaacatggatcgccaaaccaagtaactcaggcgctcacgcatccctatcgtgaaagtccgatgggaaggcaagcgaggcgcggagttcacttgggaactcaaaagcgacatgaaggccaagtacccgcagttgtttaaatagatctgaagcatcaaattggtaaaatgactcacggtgatgtgcagcttcgagcctaatttcgggacgaaatttcctaaacaaggggaggctgtaacaccccgtgttttcaaatgccaaagtcaaagtcaaagtccaagtcaactttgacttcttgactgtaattagtcgattttgtgttttatttgcattatgtggagtaagtgttgtctgaatgaaatgatcgaatatttaatcaatgcgaccgatttacgactgtgaatagtaggaagtaacaatgcgataaagttaatcaatcaatgatcaagttaatcgaatcaatcaatcgaactcgaggctCGAACTATGCGGAACTGGTGTGGTAATACttacatgtgtgtgtgccttatatgttacttgtgcatgtttactttatgatagtgtggtattcaatcaaatcaatcgaaactcgaatcaaaactcgaaaagcaatcgaactcaatcgaaaccgacatcgaaacgtgacttatagatgattgtatattagatatagtagttgggactgaaagtaatttgactaggaactctgtcgtattcgtatcatcgcctatcgaaatcgaaatatcgaaaaccgtcgcgaaacactcgaaaagggttgctgatcgaacaggccagccgatcggctaacactttcctggccgatcgagcaggccattcgatcggagatcctggccgatcggttaaCACTTTCCCCTTTGGGAGGCCTacaaatagccctgtcattgtcactctttccacttttggaaagctctgaccgaaccagccttgttcttcaccttttctcagatttctctcaactcaggtaagttttcactctaattcttgtacgcttttgatcattacatgattctacacctttctatctttcaaaactcgatttctaaccgtgaaatcatcaagatctaagtgttcttgagtgatgtcatcatggtgttcttgaagaacatcatactttggcctcattcaaccgtgaatagcttagatctatcCGATTTCCATATAAAcgaactaagatttgtaagaatcttaacattttcatggtaaaaaggattgaaaggagtattttcaactttctttcaactcttttacactcaaaaccttaaagaccgatagaaacgaagctcgaaccaactaactaatcatactaacggttaaaaggttcaagattcggatactATCTATAAGGttcactgatttcgggttaaacatcaaactaccgttccgaatagttcaccggccggacttgggtgattcctgtccgaaccggtgaggcaagtaagaacccacgttctatggtttaactcgttgtcgaaataccttaaaatcatgacaaataatcaaacagccaagtgttagacgaaaggccgaccaggtcagaaatgctggccgaacagCTAggttgttcgaacgaacagcccagccgatcgaacataccagccgatcggccgggccagccgatcggctagcacatggttcacTTTTCAAATtttatgaagtatgctattgacgaagtgatgttcgatcgaatacgctactcgattggtaaacattactcttcggatcatgagatactatgcttcaacacttaatcgtttttacaactcgttcgtagtatggaatgccagccgatcgaacaggctgttcgatcgagtgacattctgtTGAGAACCAATTCTAAGttcttaaccgatcggttaagccggccgatcgaacagaccgttcgatcgatcgacctgaaaggtaagaacacttcagtgttctcaaatgctacaacaaatacttcaaaagttcaaaccatcatacacaaacacatcagaggaagaaacaatccactcgaatggtccagccgatcgagcctaccggccgatcgaacgggattATTCAAACGGACTTCcaagccgaacgaacagcccgttcgatcgaacctgctgttcgatcgaccaggctattcgatccatttacacttgtgtgcatttccgcgttactcattgttgtgctatcgaactattcaggctaaccctactctcagcgctcccttcaatccataatcaatcactgtgagtatactcgaaccctttttgctttagcacttttgggtgttacatacattacttatcaaaatcacaatcgaacacactattcaaactatttgaacgctaaccgactgcatgtattacgtgatataatgtatgcttgttgttatgtttaaacgtggaatgatgtctacctgccttagcaacgtagtactatagtttggactcagcacccgttcacacgggagttgttaaggacaattacttgcatggtttacggtggtaatcatgtattgcgaactatctcggacagtcaacccgcagtcgttggtatcgataggtccatgtcgataattaacatgcatcatttccctctgtgtacgtgctggttatgcgtaaactattcgaactctatatgctattatcaaacttgtatgctcacctttacattatatgtattgactttattttaacgtatgtgacaggtgtttaggatgcttacttgttctatctgctgtgaaatcgaggctaggaaagagtctagaaaccaagacaatttatatttatgtttaatttaaatctgagttgtcagaacagaattaattgtttggatgttacctgtaataacttgttatttattcgggatacggtatgggacgtatcattttaaactgaatttatattaatagttgttgtggaaacttctggacaatctgtttcgctcagtgccgcgccccgatgattccgccatcggttggggtgtgacagatgacAATAAATACGTTGAGGCCATTAAAGAAGCAAGTTTCGAAGGACATGTTGGCTATCTTCGAGCGTTATTTGCCACAATGCTTTTGTCAAATACACTTTCACGTCCTGAATTCGTTTGGGAGAACACTTGGATATACTTGGCTGATGATATTCTTTAtataaaaaagaaacaaatattTCAGGTTATGGTCTATCTTTTTTACTTGACAAAGCGTAATTACATTTTTTTATTACTGATGTTAATTTTGTTGATTTCTTAGGTCGTGTGCTTCCTGAATATCAGATTAAGAACCTTACattgttgaaaattaaaaatatttaatctCCAATGGATCATCATTAAAAAGATTTGGAACCATGCCTTACCCTGATGACGATTCCTTACGTGAATAAATGAAGAGCCATCACATGATATAGATGAAGTACAAAGTGAGTTTAATAAGTTGTATCAATCTCTTGCAGATGAACAACGAGCAGTTTTTGACGAGATAATGGATGCAGTTGTAGGACGTAAAGGAGGGCTTTTTTGTCTATGGTTACGGTGGAACAGGGAAAACCTTCTTATGGAAGACTTTGGCTTCAGCAGTTTGATCTAAAGGTGAAATTGTTTTAAACGTGGCTTCAAGTGGTATTGCTTCCTTATTAATTTCCCGTGGAAGGACGGCTCATTCGTGGTTCCATATCCCCATTAATCTCACAGAGGACTCAATGTGCCATATTAAGCCAAACAGTGATATCGCCAAATTATTAAAGGAAACACAATTAATCATATGGGACGACACCGATGGTCCACAAACATGCCTTTGAAGCTTTAGATAGGTctatgaaaaaaaaatcattcgGTAAGAGTATTCGTTCAGATATTCCTTTTGGAGGTAAAATTATTGTATTCGGTGGTGACTTTAGACAAATCCTACCAGTAATTCCGAATGGTACTAGACAACAAATTGTCAATGCATCTTTAAGCTATTCTTATATATGCTCAAAATGCAAACTATTAAGGTTGACCAAAAACATGCGCCTAACTATTGGAGCTCAAAGTTCTGACATGGAGTCTATCAGGAATTTTGCAAAATGGTTGCTTGATATTGGTGAAGGAAATGTTGGAGATGATAACGATGGTCAAGCAACTATAGAGTTACCAGATGATCTATTAATCACCGATACTTCTGACCCTATACAAAGCTTAATCGACTTCGTATACCCTTCAATTATGCAACAATTTAGGATTCCTAGATTTTTTCTGAGAGAGCAACTTTAGCACCAAAGAATGAGGTAGTTCATGAAATCAACGATCGATTGCTATCTTATTTCCTGGTGAAACCAAAGAGTATTTGAGTTCGGATAGTATATGTTAAACTGAACAAGTGCTTGATTCTTTTCAAGAAGGTTTATATTCAACTAGAAAATTTGAATGCTTTTAAGATTTCTGGGTTGCCTAATCATAGATTAGTTCTTAAAGTTGGTGTTCCTGTGATGCTTCTTCGAAACATCGATCAATAGAAAGGGTTATGTAACGGTACAAGGCTTCAAATTACTTTTCTTGGGAAACGAGTAATAGAAGCTGAAGTAATATCTGGCGGTAGTATCGGCACAAGAGTTTTCATTCCAAGGATAAATATGGTCCCAtctgacaaaaaaaaaatacctttTGAATTCCAACGAAGACAATTTCCTTTATCAGTTTGTTTTGCCATGACCATTAACAGTAAGTAGTCAAGGACAATCGTTATCGAAAGTTGGTCTTTATTTGAAAGACCCTGTCTTCACTCATGGTCAGTAGTATGTTGCCTTATCAAGGGTCAAGACCAGAGATGGTGTAAAAATATTGATATTTGACGTCGATGCAAAACCAACAAATAAGACTTCCAATGTCGTTTACAAAGAGGTTTTTGGTACCTTGTGATGTAGACTTTTCGATTTCAAATtagttgtttcaaaaccttggTTTTTGTAATTGTTTGTTCGTAGGTTTATACTATACCGTTACAAGTGTTTTCCTGTTTTATCAgagtttattttttaattattattttaggcACTTTAAAATATTTTAACGATGTAATAGTCATCTCAGAAAGGGTTTTCTTACTGTGCATGTAATTAAGAATACCAGTTGGGTCTATACCATTAAAGAATTAATTAGTCAAATTTAGTTGATTTAAAACCCTTACTGTCAACTTTATGCATTAACAAAAATTAATAATCGTATAAGTCACTTTATTTAGCCCGGGAAGCAATctcgggtgataacctagtaatttatatataaataagagtaaattgtcaaaatcatccctgaggtttgggaatgtttgtcattttcatccaaaacaacttttttgtaccatatagttcttcacttttgggattttttgccattttcattcaaatttttgacttttttttttgccaaaatcatccctgagatttgggatttgttgtcattttcatccaaatgtttgatagaaaaaataaagcaaattagacgttttgatgaaaatgacaaaaaccCCAAAAATGAAGGACTATACGGTacaaaaagttgttttgaatgaaaataACAAACATGCacaaacctcatggacgattttggcaatttattttgtaaataaatatgtgtgtgtttttataacattaatttttttcttttccttttttaaTAGAGTTGATTGCTCgaatggtccctatggtttcacgttttttcacgtttagtccccaccttttgaaaatagcaggtatgctctttatggtttgttattttgttactcagatagttccctgagtagatgtcaggggactatccgagtaacaaaatgacaaaccacagAGAGcttacctgctatttccaaactaactgagtTTTTTGACTAAGTTAGGGTGTtagatcaaaatggcaataaaatgaAAAACTCTGAATAAACTATTtaaactaaaatgacaatttagaaCAAATCTCAAATCTCAAgtactaaaatggcaatttactcttggGTTTTACTAATCATGGTTCTATGCAGAGTATTTAGGGTTAACTTTGTACGGCGAGGATGGCCCTGCTATGGAAGAAATCAGTTCCTCCCCTGCGACGTCGATTATTGTGTATTAATCATCATCAGTCAAGAGGTAGGTGTCCTTGTCTAATCAATTCTTCTTGTTTAGTCTAAACATTGTAATAATTTCTTCCCTCCATCGCAGACTACTGTGATGAGGTGAAGGCTGCTTTCGAGGGATGGGCTATAAGATATGGCAAAGTTTACAAAACCCTTGAAGAGAAGGAGCGGAGGTTTTTGCTTTTTAGAGAATGTTTCCGGTGGGTTGAAAAGCACAACAACTCCCCCCATTCTTCTTCCAAGGTGGGACTCAACCAATTCTCCGATTACACCCCTGCAGAGTTACGCTCTTCTGGTGGGGTCCTGCCAACACCATACCAAAAGCTTGTGAAGAAGATAGCATGGTAAGTTACCTTCTCCTctggttgggttgggttgggttgcaTTTGCATGAAATAGTTGGGGATTTTGAGTCAGGAATAATTTATACGAACCAACGACCGAACCATGAGCCTAGCCGATTTTGAGCAAGCCATGAGCCACAGCTTTTTGAACAGCTCTATTTACAAATTATTAAAATATACAAGTTTTTTACACTCtgttcccgagtctcatttaacaaGTGAGAGGAGGGAAAAgagataaaaatatgaaaaaaccaTGTTTCTGAGTTTCATTTGatagggggaggggagggaaaagggGAAAAAAAATATGACCATATATTCATCTTtccaaattggagagattaggagagaaaattttccttccccctcccctgttaaatgagactTGGGAAGTGGGAACATTTGGTGACTTGTTTTAGACGTTTTAGTCCTGCGAAATTACTTTATTGTGATTTTTTTGCCTAAGGTTTGCCGTGTATTTCAGGGAGAAACGCTAATGATCTTGCGTGGCAGTTTGGCATGGATCTTGGTGTGTGGGTGTTCGAAGACTTTTTATTAAGTTATGGGTTGTTATTATGGTTACGCACTTCGTATTTCAAATTACTCGTTGTGGTTTATGTCATGAAGACTTTTAACAAGTTATGGGTTGTTACTATGGTTACAAACTTTGTGTTTCAAATTACTCGTTGTGGTTTATGTCATCAAGACTTTTAACTTTGTTCATTCGGGTCGAACGTCAAAACAGTCGTTTCAAACAAAACAGCACTTAATTTTCGTCGTATATTCTTGTACTCTCATTTTAGGCACCTCCTGAATGGTTAAGAACCCTAGATTTGCTATTGGTAACAACGTTTATGATATATTATTCTATAATAATGGGACAGAAAGAATGAAAAGATAGATAAATTGGGAAAATATAGACTTGCTTCATAATTTTATATCATATTGTTCTTCCTTAAAACATTGTAATGGACTTGAATATGGATGTTTTTACCCACATAGTTAACCCCACCCAAATTAAACCCATAGCAGTAAAATTACCCAAATACTCTTACTTTTAACAGACAATTTAAACGGAGTTAGGGGCGGGGAACAAAATGCTAAAAGTTGGTAAGACTAAGAAGGTAAATGGCAATTTTTAAACCATTGAGAAGGAagtattaaaatgaccaaaccacatgaAGCAACAAAAACAAAGTTTACTCATACAATTGGGTGATGGGTGATTCTAAACCATTGGGTGAAGGGTGATTCTATTTATTCCTAGTATTTTGTTATTTACACCAAGTGATGTGACATTAATAAATTTATATTTGTGTTTTTTCATTT from Helianthus annuus cultivar XRQ/B chromosome 10, HanXRQr2.0-SUNRISE, whole genome shotgun sequence harbors:
- the LOC110880546 gene encoding uncharacterized protein LOC110880546 encodes the protein MVHKHAFEALDRSMKKKSFGKSIRSDIPFGGKIIVFGGDFRQILPVIPNGTRQQIVNASLSYSYICSKCKLLRLTKNMRLTIGAQSSDMESIRNFAKWLLDIGEGNVGDDNDGQATIELPDDLLITDTSDPIQSLIDFVYPSIMQQFRIPRFFLREQL
- the LOC110880718 gene encoding actinidain-like — its product is MALLWKKSVPPLRRRLLCINHHQSRDYCDEVKAAFEGWAIRYGKVYKTLEEKERRFLLFRECFRWVEKHNNSPHSSSKVGLNQFSDYTPAELRSSGGVLPTPYQKLVKKIAWEKR